One genomic segment of Desulforamulus reducens MI-1 includes these proteins:
- a CDS encoding YbaB/EbfC family nucleoid-associated protein codes for MFGNLGGMLSQVQNMQESLKQIIIEVTVGEGNVAVTMNGSQNLVNVKVSPEAIQEDVAKLEDLIVEGIKLAQQESRTKVQEEVAKITGINIGNFMNMFKG; via the coding sequence TTGTTTGGAAACCTAGGTGGTATGCTTTCTCAGGTGCAAAATATGCAAGAAAGTTTAAAGCAGATAATAATTGAGGTGACTGTTGGTGAAGGCAATGTGGCGGTTACCATGAATGGAAGTCAGAATTTGGTCAATGTTAAGGTTTCTCCTGAGGCCATCCAAGAGGATGTGGCCAAGCTAGAAGACCTAATCGTTGAAGGAATAAAGTTGGCCCAACAGGAGAGCCGAACCAAAGTACAGGAAGAAGTGGCAAAAATAACAGGAATTAACATAGGAAATTTTATGAACATGTTTAAGGGCTAA
- a CDS encoding YbaB/EbfC family nucleoid-associated protein: protein MFGNMAKVVGQIQNIQQFLKDMTVEGTAGDGLVKVIINGQQSILAVRFDPDRISAVEPEALGQMITEAYNQAQLESKEKAKEEVTKATGLNLSNLPGIF, encoded by the coding sequence GTGTTTGGTAATATGGCAAAGGTTGTAGGTCAAATTCAGAATATACAGCAATTTTTAAAGGATATGACTGTGGAGGGCACTGCTGGGGATGGCCTAGTCAAGGTTATTATCAATGGCCAGCAAAGTATTCTAGCAGTACGTTTTGACCCGGATCGGATAAGCGCAGTGGAACCAGAAGCTTTAGGACAAATGATCACAGAAGCTTACAATCAAGCACAATTAGAAAGCAAGGAGAAGGCCAAAGAAGAAGTAACAAAAGCCACGGGGTTAAATCTATCCAATTTACCCGGGATATTTTAA
- a CDS encoding IS110 family transposase — MSQMLVGIDVSLQSHHVQFMDGDGGALASFSIHNNRQGADTLIQKIVDTSDRIKSQSLRIGMEATSNLGWHLAHYLQEQLQTTCPQKDTQIYVLNARKVARFKKGYDTLPKNDRIDAWVIADHLRFGRLPHAMKDIIQYEALQRLTRTRFHLMQNITRDKTYFLNQVFLKFSGLRQDNPFSNLFGSTCLAVIQELEPEQIVAMSMEELVDFLKDKGKNRFDNPEEIALYLQKIARSSYRLNKAMADPVNISLATMLNVIKHMESEVKKLDKEIAKIMKGLPQTLTSVKGIGDVFTAGIMAETGDIQRFKDHNALAKYAGLTWNQHQSGEFEAEDTSRTRTGNKYLRYYLIQAADSVRKHVPEYKDFYQKKYDEVPKHKHKRALVLTARKLVRLVFSLLNTRQLYTSPERRG; from the coding sequence ATGTCACAAATGTTGGTGGGAATAGACGTTAGCTTACAGTCTCACCATGTACAATTTATGGATGGAGACGGAGGGGCATTGGCTTCTTTTTCTATTCACAACAATCGGCAGGGGGCCGACACCCTCATTCAAAAGATTGTTGATACATCTGATAGAATCAAAAGTCAATCCCTTCGAATTGGTATGGAGGCAACTTCAAATCTGGGTTGGCACCTTGCTCACTATTTGCAAGAACAGCTTCAAACCACTTGCCCCCAAAAAGATACACAGATTTACGTTCTTAATGCACGAAAAGTGGCCCGTTTCAAAAAGGGGTATGACACCCTCCCAAAGAACGACCGCATCGATGCCTGGGTAATTGCAGACCACCTTCGTTTTGGTCGACTACCTCATGCCATGAAAGACATTATTCAATACGAGGCTTTGCAGAGGCTTACAAGGACACGATTTCACCTGATGCAAAATATCACTCGGGACAAAACCTATTTTCTTAATCAGGTCTTCTTAAAGTTTAGTGGTTTACGCCAGGATAACCCATTTTCCAATCTTTTTGGCAGCACCTGTCTTGCTGTTATCCAAGAACTAGAACCGGAACAAATTGTAGCCATGTCTATGGAAGAACTGGTTGATTTCTTAAAGGATAAAGGGAAAAACCGTTTCGATAATCCGGAGGAAATTGCTCTTTATCTTCAAAAAATTGCCCGGTCTTCTTATCGACTGAACAAGGCGATGGCTGACCCTGTGAATATTTCTTTGGCCACTATGCTTAATGTAATTAAACATATGGAATCGGAAGTGAAAAAACTGGACAAAGAAATCGCCAAAATCATGAAGGGCCTTCCCCAAACTTTAACTTCCGTTAAAGGGATTGGAGATGTTTTTACCGCCGGAATCATGGCAGAAACCGGAGATATCCAACGCTTTAAAGACCATAATGCTCTGGCTAAATATGCCGGTTTAACTTGGAACCAACATCAATCAGGTGAATTTGAAGCCGAAGATACCAGCAGAACCAGGACCGGGAACAAGTATCTTCGTTATTACTTAATTCAGGCTGCTGATTCTGTACGGAAGCATGTTCCTGAGTACAAAGACTTCTACCAAAAGAAATATGATGAAGTACCAAAACACAAACATAAAAGGGCTCTCGTCTTAACCGCTAGAAAACTGGTACGGTTGGTGTTTTCGCTACTAAACACCAGGCAACTGTACACTTCACCAGAGAGGAGGGGGTAA